One Gadus morhua chromosome 23, gadMor3.0, whole genome shotgun sequence DNA segment encodes these proteins:
- the LOC115537471 gene encoding LOW QUALITY PROTEIN: vascular endothelial growth factor receptor 2-like (The sequence of the model RefSeq protein was modified relative to this genomic sequence to represent the inferred CDS: inserted 2 bases in 1 codon; deleted 1 base in 1 codon) — MGVPQGASQAREASGSGGLWEGHAGLSVRHGQLLQLHHRRRQDAQRGRYRQRTQSSNYRTQDPEPHRTSPERGQPTGACTNPTGPLMVIVDTATLXNLSAYLKSKRDQFEQHWPGRPSRPVLLPKDQAGPGAGQGPGAGPGARSRGSSSGPGKQPDQAECCSSPLLLEDLISFSFQVARGMEFLSSRKCIHRDLAARNVLLSEDQVVKICDFGLARELYRDPHYVRTGDARLPLKWMSPEAIFDKVFTAQSDVWSYGVLLWEIFSLGAAPYPGLHIDEEFCHRLKAGGTRMRAPDYSTPDIYSTMLTCWEANPTDRPTFTDLVGTLGDLLQLRAQEDGKDYIPLGSFAHGDGVVSQAERLLTNQAATRSHQPQLHEEYGAASDLRRATLQGTNKS; from the exons ATGGGAGTTCCCCAGGGAGCATCTCAAGCTAG AGAAGCCTCTGGGTCGGGGGGCCTTTGGGAAGGTCATGCAGGCCTCAGCGTTCGGCATGGACAACTCCTCCAGCTGCACCACCGTCGCCGTCAAGATGCTCAAag AGGGCGCTACAGACAGCGAACACAAAGCTCTAATTACCGAACTCAAGATCCTGAGCCTCATAGGACATCACCTGAACGTGGTCAACCTACTGGGGCCTGCACCAacccca CAGGCCCACTGATGGTCATTGTGGATACTGCCACTTT GAATCTCTCAGCCTACCTTAAGAGCAAGAGAGACCAGTTTGAGCAACACTGG CCTGGACGCCCCAGCCGGCCTGTCCTCCTCCCCAAGGACCAGGCCGGGCCCGGGGCAGGGCAGGGGCCAGGcgctggccccggggcccggagcAGAGGCTCATCTTCAGGGCCGGGAAAGCAGCCTGACCAGG cagagTGCTGCAGCTCTcccctgctgctggaggaccTCATCTCCTTCAGCTTCCAGGTGGCCCGTGGCATGGAATTCCTCTCCTCCCGCAAG TGTATCCACAGAGACCTAGCGGCCAGGAACGTCCTGCTGTCTGAGGACCAGGTGGTGAAGATCTGTGACTTCGGCCTGGCCCGGGAACTCTACCGAGACCCCCATTACGTCCGCACGGGGGAC GCGCGCCTCCCTCTTAAGTGGATGTCCCCTGAGGCCATCTTCGACAAAGTGTTCACCGCCCAGAGCGACGTGTGGTCCTACGGGGTCCTGCTGTGGGAGATCTTCTCTCTGG gagcggctccgTACCCCGGTCTCCACATCGATGAGGAGTTCTGCCACCGGCTGAAGGCGGGG GGGACGCGCATGCGGGCGCCAGACTACAGCACCCCTGACAT TTACAGCACCATGCTGACATGCTGGGAGGCTAACCCAACAGACCGACCAACATTCACAGACCTAGTGGGAACACTTGGAGACCTGCTACAGCTAAGGGCTCAGGAG GACGGTAAGGACTACATTCCCCTCGGGAGCTTCGCCCATGGAGACGGGGTCGTCAGCCAGGCAGAGAGGCTTCTGACCAACCAAGCCGCTACACGCAGTCACCAACCTCAG TTACATGAGGAATATGGCGCTGCTTCAGACCTTCGAAGAGCTACCTTACAAGGAACCAACAAGTCCTGA